Part of the Henckelia pumila isolate YLH828 chromosome 2, ASM3356847v2, whole genome shotgun sequence genome is shown below.
acaAATTGCGCGGAAATTGAATTATTGAAAGCCACTTGCCCGAAACAAAAAATTGTCAAAACATTCTAAAACTCGTTTCATTTGATGTCAGAGGTCCAAAGTCCATCTCCGCGTCGTCAAAAATTGAATTGTTTTTTTTCTAGATTTTGGTTCCAAATAGTTCGCCACGACATTCTCCAAAACCCCCCGCTCCGTCGCCGCCGGCGTCCAAATCACGTTTGATTGCTGTTCTTCTATCATTACGGACGATTTAATACGTACTTGTAGCGGGGGAATCTTGGGTTTTTGTCTTTATATTTCTACGTTcccttttctttgtttttttcattttcaactgTGGATTTTTGTGGAAAGAAAAAGGGAAGAGAATCAATGAAGGGTAAGAGCACTGGGAAGGTTTCCGCGAAATGGATTCCGATTTTTTCCAtttgtttcttcttctttgggaTGGTATTCACGAACAAGTATGTCTTGTGCAAGATTTTTGAGTTcttgtgtttatttttatttttatttttacttttggGGGTTTTGATTTGTGGTGAATATGCTGTCGATCTGGGTTTTGCAGATTATGGGTACCTCTGGAATCCAATAATCAGCTTATTACTCAGCATCGGCGTGACCAGGAATTGCAGGTCGTTTCTGAAGACAGCACTACCAAAAAGaaggtattttgttgttttaatTGAAGCCTGAAGGATTCAATTTTTCCAGTTTTTCACTTGTGTACAAATTTGGGTTTTAGATCCTTTGTTATACCAATTTCcagagtgttttttttttttgggtatttGAGATTGTTGTGGATAATTGGATATGTTTTTTCCTTAAAAAGGGAAAACAATATTTCAAGATTAGATTCAAATTTTAATGCTTTAGTTGCTTCTTGGTTTGTTTTGATTGTTTGTATTCAGTGTTTGATTGTCTTTGTTTTAGAAAACAGAAGATCAAGACAAGGATGTAATGAACGAGGTGTACAGAACCCACCAAGCTATCCAGTGCGTTTATATTGTCGTTTTCTAATTATTTGTGTGTTGCCAATTAATTATAAGTTTTAGATTTTATATGATGGTGAAATTACGTTGGAGTGTATACGTTTTCAGGTCATTGGACAAGTCGATTTCGATGCTTCAGATGGAGCTGTCTGCCTCTCGAAGTGCTCCGAATAAGGGGAAAAAAGACAAATTACCCACAAGTTCTGATAACGAGCCACTTAGGAAGAAGGCGTTTATGGTGATTGGTATCAATACTGCTTTCAGTAGTAGGAAAAGGCGTGATTCGGTCCGAGAGACCTGGATGCCCCAAGGTGAACCTGATTTGTTCTCTTATCGACCCgggcaattttttttatttttttattttggtatgAAAACTTGTGTGACATTGTTTACCTTTCGATCAGGGGAACAACTTCGGAAACTGGAGCAAGAGAAGGGGATTGTTGTGAGATTTATGATTGGTCACAGGTATCTTGGTCGCATATAATCATTGAGTTGCATTCTTTTCATTCATTTTCATGCTCTTTAGCTTTCTCATCCATCTATGTGCCATCACGACATTGTATATTTTGAAATACTTGAACAAAGATGTACATTTTTGGCAGATATCATGAAATTGTATGCAACTTTTACTCCcatgttttataattttggaaTAAGTGCCATTTATATATTGTCCACGAATGATGCAGTGCGACGTCTAACAGCATATTAGATAGGGCTCTTGATTCAGAAGAAGCTCAACATAAGGACTTTCTTAGGCTGGTAAAATAACAATTCTGCACTATGCTTTTGTCCCTCCTAAATATTCCTTAGCTCGAAGAGTTGAATCTTGACCATGTGATATAACAGGAGCATGTCGAGGGATATCATGAATTGTCTGCAAAAACAAAAACTTTCTTTGCCACTGCAGTTTCAATGTGGGATGCTGATTTTTATGTTAAGGTCGATGATGATGTCCACGTCAATTTGGGTGCGGGATTCCAACCATTTCCATTCCTTcactttttttgaaaaaaatttcttcaacGATTTTTATTTACCAAGTGTTTTGTTAATAAAGGTACACTGGCTGCAAATCTGGCCCGTCATCGATCTAAACCAAGAGTTTACATGGGCTGTATGAAATCTGGACCAGTTCTTGCTCAAAAGTAGGGCCCAAAATGTCAACTGGATCCTTCTGTTTTGTGTTTCTTCTGGCATAGTTTTTGATAATCATTGTGTTTTCCAGGAATGTTAAATACCATGAACCGGAGTACTGGAAATTTGGAGAAGAAGGGAATAAATATTTTCGGCATGCAACTGGAcagatatatgcaatttccaAGGACTTGGCTACATACATCTCAATCAATCAGTAAGGATTGCGTCTTTTTTTATAAATGGgaattgattattttgtttCAGTTCTTGTTTGAAGATGGTAAAATCAGTAAAATAATGATGTGTAACATTGGATGGGAGAAACTTACACACTAATGCACCTGCTACTCAGGGAGAGGATGTCCCTGTTTGTACATCAAATTCCATCAAAATGCCTGTCTGCCATTAAAAGAGAAAGCTACaacaatttcttgatttttttttcaaatacacCCTTAGATATTTCGCAGGCTTCACAAATGACTTGAGATTCATAATATCATGTGTCCGCCAAACATTGAAGgttcgaattttaatttttaggcCCATTTTGCACAAGTATGCTAACGAGGATGTGTCACTCGGTTCTTGGTTTATCGGTCTTGAAGTTGAGCACATCGATGACCGTAATATGTGCTGTGGCACTCCACCAGGTATGTTTCCTCCAAATTTTGTGACCACATAATGTTACTCGTAAACACATCATTATTTCAGAGTTATTCAACTAAATTTCATTTCGAATTCATAGACTGTGAATGGAAAGCACAAGCAGGTAATGTATGCATTGCCTCATTCGACTGGAGCTGTAGTGGAATCTGCAAATCTGTAGATAACATCAAATTTGTACACGAACAATGTGGTGAAGGGGAGGAGGCACTTTGGAATGCTTTGTTATAGATACCTACCCTTCAACTCCAAAAAATCTGGGCTTACCCTCCATTTCAGACTGTAGACGAGATTCAGAGATAGTTAATGTGATGCCACGGGAGGAGGAATTCAACGTATGGATACTTTGATATTCGTCTTCTAATTTACATTACCGGTCGGGAGCCAGATTTGACACGCATGGGAGCTCTTAGTGTTTTTGAACGATTCTTGAACCAGTGGTTATAAGTGGGGAGAAGATTGTAATTTTTGTTTGCTGATTCGTTTCGTTTGGGACGACTCACTCGCATGTATTCTTTAGATACtcgatttaaaaaaatttcagttcTGGATATATGATATTTATTTACAGTATATTGCATGCTGCACGGGTTGTGTGTTTCTTCTACAATCGGTAAGGTATCTGCTAAATCATGAAGTCAACTATGGTTCAGAAGATTAAACTTGGATTATTAATAACCGAGATGGTGCGAATGAACCATATTTTCTCATGGGTTTTGTCGATGTTAGCACAATTGTTAGATCTGacgattcttttttttttttgggcacgCGAGATGTTTATGTGAATATTTTGCGTGTAAAAAAATTGAGTTGTTGGATCTTCATTTGGACAGTGCCCAAATGGGCAGCATCGGCAAATCTCTTCTCATGTTAGTTGTGGAAATTCGATGTTGGCCAGATCTCAATTCAATTGGGGTCGTTTATAAGGAATATTTtagataagaaaataaaaaataaaaatgtgtccatccaaaatttacaaaaagaAATAAGATtagaaataaaagaattaaaagaaaatcaaGTTCAAAATACTTATGCGATAAAATTAATTCATTAATGTAATGTAATACAAATAGCACTAAATGCGTAGTCAAATGCAATCTATACACCTGAAATATTCTATTGATTGAGTAACTTAGTGCATTAAAATTAGGACTAAATGTGTAGTCTAgcacgaagataatcaatcgacaaacgccacaaagtttatgaaactttgataagtttgattttgacaaagcaaaagtttcaataaaattctagagataattttagactgataaaatcaataatatgaactatGTTATTCAATAATCTTGAATTTTCTATGGATTCATTAATTTAATGTAATACAAATAGCAGTAAATGTGTAGTCAAATGCAAACTATACATCTGAAATATTCTATTGATTGAGTAACTTAGTGCATTAAAATTAGGATTAAATGTGTAGTCTAGCACTTTTTATACACCTAAAAtattagcttatttatttaaatcatttttaatcgtttaaatcatttaaaaaaatttatttcgcTTGTATTACATATACATCAAATCGATAAACCAGTAGAAAATGTGTGTGATGGAATGAAGAAGTATAATGGCGAATACAGAATTTGGGCtcaatcatatcatatcaatatAAAAATACACACAAGGTGAGAGTATAAAATATGTAGGAATTTCATTGAAGCGATCTCAATTCTTTTTGGagcttttaatttattaattaatgttCGTCATGTGCGACACACTGACATTGTCTATcaagtaaaaacaaaaataaaataaaatgtatcttcaaaaatataaaataaaataaaataaaatgtgcGCCTACGTACATTTTGC
Proteins encoded:
- the LOC140877090 gene encoding beta-1,3-galactosyltransferase 7-like isoform X2, giving the protein MNEVYRTHQAIQSLDKSISMLQMELSASRSAPNKGKKDKLPTSSDNEPLRKKAFMVIGINTAFSSRKRRDSVRETWMPQGEQLRKLEQEKGIVVRFMIGHSATSNSILDRALDSEEAQHKDFLRLEHVEGYHELSAKTKTFFATAVSMWDADFYVKVDDDVHVNLGTLAANLARHRSKPRVYMGCMKSGPVLAQKNVKYHEPEYWKFGEEGNKYFRHATGQIYAISKDLATYISINQPILHKYANEDVSLGSWFIGLEVEHIDDRNMCCGTPPDCEWKAQAGNVCIASFDWSCSGICKSVDNIKFVHEQCGEGEEALWNALL
- the LOC140877090 gene encoding beta-1,3-galactosyltransferase 7-like isoform X1, translated to MKGKSTGKVSAKWIPIFSICFFFFGMVFTNKLWVPLESNNQLITQHRRDQELQVVSEDSTTKKKKTEDQDKDVMNEVYRTHQAIQSLDKSISMLQMELSASRSAPNKGKKDKLPTSSDNEPLRKKAFMVIGINTAFSSRKRRDSVRETWMPQGEQLRKLEQEKGIVVRFMIGHSATSNSILDRALDSEEAQHKDFLRLEHVEGYHELSAKTKTFFATAVSMWDADFYVKVDDDVHVNLGTLAANLARHRSKPRVYMGCMKSGPVLAQKNVKYHEPEYWKFGEEGNKYFRHATGQIYAISKDLATYISINQPILHKYANEDVSLGSWFIGLEVEHIDDRNMCCGTPPDCEWKAQAGNVCIASFDWSCSGICKSVDNIKFVHEQCGEGEEALWNALL